The genomic stretch agcaaagatattgatgatatacatctttttcgtcgacaggctcgggggctcgtaacccgcaataacaatatatatataaaccTCCGCAAAATACAGCCTACAACGTTATTGCCCTGgtgcaaaacacctcgcaaaccaaTAAAGATACAAAACATCGGCCaacaaaaaagctcgggggcttgatgaaacAAGCAAACATATAAGTTGTTTTACAATATACATAGTGCTTACAATATACAGATTTTCACTATCAAGAAAAATCCGACAAGGAAAAAAGAAACTTTCAGTTATCACCTATTATATTGTTTATGTTTACTCTTTCATTGTCTGCAGTACCActcctatgttcagcatagctacctctcacgaagaattcagcatctAGTCAAAGTAATTCATCCATCATCTCCTCATCCACAGGGGTTACAAGATCATTGATTTTGTCGAtatttctcctcctcctcgtcagtttGGCTTGACACCTTTCGACAATTGTGGTCATATCTAATTTTGGATAGCAGACTTGCAGCATGATCATGGCAAACCTTGCACCAGCAGTCAACTGTGCCTTCACAaattcatggattcgaggagcatcttaCTTTATTCTAATTGTTTATAACAATCATTATAAGGTTCATCGTATAGTTCTGATTTTTCAATATTATCACCAATCTTAGTTTCAATAATAAATTTTCAAGTAAAACATGAGCATATGCAGTAGTCATACTCATAATTGCTTTTCCACATCCATTATCTAAAAGTGTAAGGATTTCATATTTAAGCTTCCATAAAAATCATTTAATATCATCCAATCTCTAAGACGATGTTCAATCCCATATATAAGTTCTCTAAACCTATCCCAAACTAAAGTAAACTAGATCTAAAGGAAACCCGGGAGATTAGTTGCATGGCCCAGTAGGCACGTGAGTTCCTAACCGACTCACCTTATTCATTGTAGACCCTAGCCGGGGGTTCTTTTATAAACCCCCACCCGCGAACCACAGAGGGAGGATTCCACCTTCATCTGACCATGCGAGGCGCCATAGCCAATTTGCAACCCATTGTAACACTCCAATCAATACATATAAGCAGGAAGTAGGCATTTTAGAGTATCCATGTCCCCCAAAGCGCCACCTAAAGAGATTTTGGACGCGTCAGACGTTTGACCGCTCCTAGCCGCACGTCCTATAGACCTTTTCCGTCCGGCGTGGTCCACTACGGTACCTGGCACCCCAAGCCCATCTCCACTACACAAGGGACGTTGCAGGGGCAACCGCCCGCGTCGTGAGTGGCAGGCCAGTCTCATCAATGACGCATATTGTCGCGCACCCATCTCCTACCTCTGGCCAACGCATAGCGAGACGACTCGTCGTGACCTGTCTAGCGTGTCGGTGAATGCACGCCACCGTCCCATCGCCTGCCTCCGGCGTATAAATTAGGGTGCTCGCTCATCATCTCTCCCACACAACCGTAGCGATACACAtgcagaaaccctagccgccagtcAACTTTTTCCACACGCGCTCCATGGCGGGTTCAACTGGCTGCCGACGAGGTCGCATACGCTCTTATAGGTTGCTCTTGCTACAGCTACGACAACGTGTTAGTGATGGAAACTTTTTTAACTTGTTGTATTGATGCTACTATAGTAAAATCTATGTTACACAAGGATTGGATGGAACCACGGGTTGTTTTCGGACCCTTAACAAATTGCACTTAACAAGATGAAGAGATTCTTGAGGCAGCGAACCATGGTGGGCTATTAGTCATAGTCGTACATCATGAGCACCGTGTCGTCGCGGCAGTGGTTCAAAACACACTACCTGTACCTGCCCGGCCGAACCAAGCGTCGGCCGCCCACCAAACAGTCCCGTCCGACCTAACTCTAACGAACCATAACGCGTTTACTGGTTAGCCTCAAAAACATAGACCCGGACTCGGAATGGGCGTGCCAAACCGAAAGCGAGTCGTCAAGCCATGATAGTAGTATAAACAGGCACGACCGCGCGCAGAGGCCGCGAGAAACCCAAACCACCTCCACAACACATGGACAACTACGAGCGGCTCGAAAAGCTCGGCGAGGGCGCCGCCGGCGTCGTCTACAAGGCCCGGGAGCGCCGCACCGGCGACATTGTCGCCCTCAAGCGCCTCCGCCCCGCCGGCCGCGACGACGGCCAGCTCTCGGAGGACCTCCGCCGCGAGCTGGGCTGCCTCATGGCGTGCCGCGGCCACCCGAGCCTCGTCGAGATACGGGCCGCCGGACGCGATGCCTCCAACGCGTTCCTCGTGATGGAGTACGTCGGACCCAGCCTGGCGCAGGTCATGCGCGAGCGCAGCGGCGCCACGCGGCCGTTCCCGGAAGCCGTGGCGCGCCGGCTCATGTGGCAGCTCCTCGACGGCGCCGCGGCCATGCACGCCCTCGGCGTCCTGCACCGCGACCTCAAGCCCGACAACATCCTCGTCGACGCGCACGGCAACCTCAAGATCTGCGACTTCGGCTTGTCGCGCTTCGCCGCCCCTACTACGGGCGCGCCATACACGGCGCCGGTGGTCACAcggtggtaccgcgcgccggagCTCCTGCTGGGGTCGCGGGAGTACGACGCGGGGGTGGATACCTGGGCGCTCGGGTGCATCATGGCCGAGCTCCTCGCCGGCGCGCCGCTGTTTCCCGGGAGGACGGAGATGGACCAGCTCAACATGGTGTTCGACACGGTCGGCACAGGCGACATGACGAACTGGCCTGCCTTCCTGCGTCTCCCGCGCGCCGGCTCGCCGCTTTGTCACCAGAAAAGGCCGCCCAGCCGGCTCCGGGAGATGTTCCCCGCATTGTCCGCCGCCGGTTTCGACGTCCTCAGCGGGCTGCTGGCCTGCAGGCCGGACAGGAGGCTCACCGCCGCGGACGCGCTCCGGCGTCCCTGGTTCATGGAGGCCGAGTCGACTGACCAAGCACGTAATGCGTGCGGCGCCCGATTCAGCGAGCGTGTCGGCGGCGTTGCTGATGCCATCGTTGTATAGAAAACTGTACAAGTGATCATTAGGATTCGTTGTAACTGAGAGTGTATTGGCTTGGTGGCGGCTTCGTGTCCATGTTGGACCAATTTTATTGATTGATGATAGTCTTGTGCGTCGTTGCTTTCAGGTCGGTAGGATTGATTGTGAAATGGCACGATATTCTTGCGGCTCTCCCTGGTTCTTTTAAGCAATCACGACAAACGTCTTGTACTATAAACAAAGCAACAGTACCAAAGCAACAGTCAAGTGGCACGATTTCCTTGCGGCCCTCCCTGGTTAAAAAAAACTTTTTTCCATGGTGTCTTCCCAAGCAATCACGATAAACATCTTGTACACACGGGCACACACACTATCTGGTTTGTTCTGGTTGGCTCGAAATACCAACTCggtagaggttgcgagaaaagacctttcggtagaagctCCGCAAAGAGATC from Lolium rigidum isolate FL_2022 chromosome 4, APGP_CSIRO_Lrig_0.1, whole genome shotgun sequence encodes the following:
- the LOC124707134 gene encoding putative cyclin-dependent kinase F-2; the encoded protein is MDNYERLEKLGEGAAGVVYKARERRTGDIVALKRLRPAGRDDGQLSEDLRRELGCLMACRGHPSLVEIRAAGRDASNAFLVMEYVGPSLAQVMRERSGATRPFPEAVARRLMWQLLDGAAAMHALGVLHRDLKPDNILVDAHGNLKICDFGLSRFAAPTTGAPYTAPVVTRWYRAPELLLGSREYDAGVDTWALGCIMAELLAGAPLFPGRTEMDQLNMVFDTVGTGDMTNWPAFLRLPRAGSPLCHQKRPPSRLREMFPALSAAGFDVLSGLLACRPDRRLTAADALRRPWFMEAESTDQARNACGARFSERVGGVADAIVV